The Chloroflexota bacterium genome window below encodes:
- a CDS encoding S8 family serine peptidase has translation MKRLFVSFVLICSLVIIFSAPNPSFGQSRTPAKPVDRVDFAAPAVAGQFVVKFKATTSKANRSSALKALGAVQIDRIAALDAEVIEVASLKSNDTLAGREAVLAGLKQNPNVEYAEPNFIYNVNFTPNDPSQSSQWAWGVIRAYTGWDITQGSSSVVIAVVDTGVQGTHPDLDAKMVAGYDYIDNDSTPTDGNGHGTHVAGTSAAETNNSTGGAGTCPNCKVMPVRVLGNDGSGTLAGVANGITYAADNGAKVINLSLGGGGSTALQNAVDYAWGRGVFLACAAGNSNTSSTTSSYPAAYTNCFAIASTTSSDARSSFSNYGSWVEVAAPGSSIYSTWINSGYNTINGTSMATPHVAGLAGLLASQGLTNSQIRDRICSTSDRISGTGSTWTCGRINVYNAVNNGGSTPTPTPPTSTPNPTTPTVVPPTATPPPGGGSIVNGGFESGTTGWTQASSGGYGLIDTTRPRTGSYSVYMGGYNNASEGIYQTLTVPAGKSLSFYWYQTTTEGSTTAYDYLRVRVYNTSGTLLGTLATRSNVNTKNAWVAESLSLAAYAGQTVRIRFETTTDSSLITSFFVDDVSLQ, from the coding sequence TTGAAGCGTCTGTTTGTTTCATTCGTCTTGATCTGCAGTCTTGTCATCATCTTCAGTGCTCCCAACCCATCATTTGGTCAAAGCCGTACTCCTGCGAAACCAGTTGATCGCGTTGATTTTGCTGCTCCAGCAGTTGCAGGCCAATTTGTGGTCAAGTTCAAAGCCACGACCAGCAAAGCCAACCGTAGCTCGGCCCTCAAAGCCCTCGGCGCAGTACAAATCGATCGCATTGCAGCGCTTGATGCAGAAGTGATCGAAGTTGCGAGCCTCAAGAGCAACGATACCCTCGCAGGTCGCGAAGCTGTCTTAGCTGGCTTGAAGCAAAATCCCAATGTCGAATATGCCGAACCCAATTTTATTTATAATGTGAATTTTACGCCCAATGACCCAAGCCAAAGCTCACAATGGGCATGGGGTGTCATCCGTGCATATACCGGTTGGGATATCACCCAAGGCAGCAGCAGCGTGGTGATTGCAGTTGTTGATACTGGGGTTCAAGGCACCCACCCTGATCTTGATGCCAAGATGGTGGCTGGCTACGACTACATCGACAACGACTCAACGCCAACCGACGGCAATGGCCACGGTACCCACGTTGCAGGTACAAGCGCCGCTGAAACGAATAACAGCACTGGTGGTGCTGGTACATGTCCAAATTGTAAGGTGATGCCAGTGCGGGTATTGGGCAACGACGGAAGTGGGACATTGGCTGGTGTAGCCAATGGGATCACCTACGCTGCCGACAATGGCGCAAAAGTCATCAACTTGAGTCTTGGTGGTGGTGGTTCGACCGCATTACAAAATGCTGTTGACTACGCTTGGGGTCGTGGGGTGTTCTTAGCTTGTGCTGCTGGTAATAGCAACACCTCAAGCACCACCAGCTCGTACCCAGCCGCCTACACGAACTGTTTTGCCATCGCCTCAACCACCTCAAGCGATGCTCGTTCATCGTTCTCGAACTACGGTTCGTGGGTTGAAGTGGCAGCCCCAGGTTCGAGCATCTACTCAACCTGGATCAACAGTGGCTACAACACCATCAATGGTACTTCAATGGCTACCCCACACGTTGCTGGTTTGGCTGGCTTGTTGGCCTCACAAGGCTTGACCAATAGCCAAATTCGCGACCGCATTTGTTCGACCTCAGATCGCATCAGCGGCACAGGCAGCACCTGGACTTGTGGTCGAATCAATGTCTACAATGCAGTCAACAACGGTGGCTCAACGCCAACGCCAACGCCTCCAACCAGCACGCCAAATCCAACCACCCCAACCGTGGTTCCACCAACCGCAACCCCACCTCCAGGCGGCGGTAGCATTGTCAATGGTGGCTTCGAAAGTGGCACAACTGGTTGGACCCAAGCCTCAAGCGGTGGTTATGGTTTGATCGACACCACTCGCCCACGCACTGGTAGCTACAGCGTTTACATGGGTGGCTACAACAATGCTAGCGAAGGAATCTACCAAACCTTGACCGTGCCAGCAGGCAAGTCGTTGAGCTTCTACTGGTATCAAACCACGACCGAAGGTAGCACAACGGCTTACGACTACCTACGCGTTCGGGTTTATAATACCAGTGGAACCTTGTTAGGAACCTTGGCTACTCGCTCGAATGTCAACACCAAGAATGCTTGGGTGGCTGAAAGCTTGAGCTTGGCCGCCTATGCTGGTCAAACGGTACGCATCCGCTTTGAAACCACAACAGATAGCTCATTGATTACATCATTCTTTGTTGACGATGTAAGCCTTCAATAA
- a CDS encoding ABC transporter permease has protein sequence MAFGRSFWRETRASYAFVERNINLIKRYWGWEVVWLIYSIVNALSITFIGKAVGAITGQEFDQATINATILYLIVGTLVWHYLAVVFDCIAESVQWERWEGTIEYTFMAPISRLTHMLGTTIFAIFWGLFHTGIILAFVAVFFQISLENANFLGATVILLTGSISFIGLGIVAAVLPLLFPERGAQMTNIVKATILLVSGVYYPISVLPTWMQPLASVSPATYVLEGMRRALQNNAGPLDLWASYLLPLLGSGLLLVPFGLWIFLRGEEYAKRTGRLKRNG, from the coding sequence ATGGCATTTGGGCGTTCGTTTTGGCGTGAAACCCGCGCATCGTATGCATTTGTTGAGCGCAATATCAACTTAATCAAACGCTATTGGGGTTGGGAAGTTGTTTGGTTAATCTATTCGATTGTCAATGCCTTATCGATTACCTTTATTGGTAAGGCGGTTGGGGCGATTACCGGCCAAGAATTCGACCAAGCAACAATCAATGCCACAATTTTATATTTGATTGTCGGGACATTGGTTTGGCACTATTTAGCGGTAGTCTTTGATTGTATTGCTGAATCGGTGCAGTGGGAGCGTTGGGAAGGTACGATTGAATATACCTTTATGGCTCCGATTTCACGGCTGACCCACATGCTGGGCACAACGATTTTTGCAATCTTCTGGGGCTTGTTTCATACAGGGATTATTTTGGCCTTTGTGGCGGTGTTTTTTCAAATTAGCCTTGAGAATGCCAACTTCTTGGGTGCAACCGTCATCTTGCTGACGGGCAGTATCAGCTTTATAGGCTTAGGGATTGTCGCGGCGGTCTTGCCATTGCTCTTTCCTGAACGTGGAGCGCAGATGACGAACATCGTCAAAGCCACAATTTTGCTGGTGTCGGGCGTGTATTATCCAATTAGCGTGTTGCCAACCTGGATGCAGCCACTGGCCTCGGTCTCGCCAGCGACCTATGTTTTGGAAGGCATGCGGCGGGCTTTGCAAAATAATGCGGGGCCGCTTGACCTCTGGGCCAGCTACCTGTTGCCATTATTGGGCAGTGGTTTGCTACTTGTTCCCTTTGGCTTGTGGATTTTCTTGCGGGGCGAGGAATATGCCAAACGCACTGGCCGCCTAAAACGCAACGGCTAA
- a CDS encoding FAD-dependent oxidoreductase, with translation MTTVGTEAQPLRVAIIGSGPSAFYAADHLLKQSDLVVEVDMFDRLPTPFGLVRGGVAPDHQKIKTVTKAFNLVAKNPRFRFFGYVEYGKDLSHADLVEHYHQILYATGAQSDRHMGIPGEDLTNSFPATAFVAWYNGHPDYRHLQFDLSQERVAVVGVGNVAIDVARILCLSHEELARTDIADHALEALSKSNIKEVYLLGRRGPAQAAFTTPEVKELGELEEADVVAIPSEVALDDVSRADLEAGGDKAAQKKVELLQGYAQRAPEGKKRRLIFRFLVSPTEVLGDSDGRVAGLRLAKNELYASESGSIASRATGETEDLPVGLVFRSVGYRGAPLVDVPFNERWGTFLNQKGRILDPTSQQPKVGEYTAGWIKRGPSGVIGTNKPDAVETVQCMLEDLATGQVLNPSHAERESIEKLVQERQPNYVTFADWQRLDEIEVANGAATGRPRVKFTRIEDMLAALGKNVTA, from the coding sequence ATGACAACTGTGGGAACTGAAGCGCAGCCATTACGGGTTGCGATCATTGGTTCTGGGCCATCGGCATTTTATGCGGCGGATCACTTGCTCAAACAAAGCGATCTGGTTGTAGAAGTTGATATGTTCGACCGTTTGCCAACGCCATTTGGTTTGGTACGCGGCGGGGTTGCGCCCGATCACCAGAAGATCAAGACCGTCACCAAGGCCTTTAATTTGGTTGCCAAAAATCCTCGTTTTCGTTTTTTTGGCTATGTGGAATATGGCAAAGATCTGAGCCACGCCGATCTAGTTGAACACTATCATCAAATTTTATATGCCACTGGTGCGCAAAGTGATCGCCATATGGGGATTCCTGGCGAGGATCTGACCAATAGTTTTCCGGCGACCGCCTTTGTGGCTTGGTACAACGGCCATCCCGATTATCGCCATTTACAATTTGATCTCTCGCAAGAGCGGGTGGCGGTGGTTGGGGTTGGCAACGTGGCAATCGATGTGGCACGGATCTTGTGTCTCTCGCACGAAGAATTGGCGCGTACCGACATCGCCGACCATGCTTTGGAAGCGCTCAGCAAAAGCAATATTAAAGAAGTGTATTTGCTGGGGCGACGTGGGCCAGCTCAAGCGGCCTTCACCACTCCCGAAGTTAAAGAATTGGGCGAGTTGGAAGAAGCTGATGTGGTGGCGATTCCCAGCGAAGTTGCCCTCGACGATGTGAGCCGCGCCGATCTTGAGGCTGGTGGCGATAAAGCCGCTCAGAAAAAGGTCGAATTGCTGCAAGGCTATGCTCAACGTGCGCCCGAAGGCAAAAAACGCCGCTTGATTTTCCGCTTCTTGGTTAGCCCAACCGAAGTTTTAGGCGATAGCGATGGGCGGGTAGCAGGCTTGCGTTTGGCTAAAAACGAACTCTACGCCAGCGAATCGGGCAGCATCGCCTCACGCGCAACTGGCGAAACCGAAGATTTGCCAGTTGGCTTGGTTTTCCGTTCGGTCGGCTATCGTGGTGCGCCGCTGGTTGATGTGCCATTCAACGAGCGCTGGGGAACCTTCCTCAATCAAAAAGGCCGAATTCTCGACCCAACCAGCCAACAGCCCAAAGTTGGCGAATATACTGCTGGCTGGATCAAGCGCGGCCCTAGTGGCGTGATTGGCACCAACAAGCCCGATGCGGTTGAAACTGTCCAATGTATGTTGGAAGATTTGGCGACAGGGCAAGTGCTCAATCCAAGCCATGCCGAGCGTGAGAGCATTGAAAAATTGGTGCAAGAACGCCAACCCAACTATGTGACCTTCGCCGATTGGCAACGCCTCGACGAGATTGAGGTTGCCAATGGCGCGGCTACAGGTCGGCCACGGGTCAAATTCACACGGATCGAAGATATGTTGGCTGCCCTTGGCAAAAATGTAACTGCCTAA
- a CDS encoding CBS domain-containing protein, producing MKIKHVLATKSPIIHTITPQAPLSQAVAILSEHNIGTLVVMEADRIAGIISERDIIRAAAQDPAIFERQVQHVMTANVITGRPSDDLKAVLQTMTNRRFRHLPILDGDILLGIVSIGDVVKAQLGEYEGKLDTLETQIIEEG from the coding sequence ATGAAGATCAAGCATGTGCTCGCAACCAAAAGTCCCATCATTCATACGATTACTCCGCAAGCCCCACTGAGCCAAGCCGTGGCGATTTTATCCGAACACAATATTGGCACGTTGGTGGTAATGGAAGCTGATCGAATTGCCGGAATTATCTCCGAGCGAGATATTATTCGGGCCGCAGCCCAAGACCCGGCAATTTTTGAGCGCCAAGTGCAGCATGTAATGACGGCCAATGTGATAACCGGTCGCCCCAGTGATGATCTTAAAGCCGTGCTCCAAACCATGACCAACCGCCGCTTCCGCCACTTACCCATTCTTGATGGCGACATCTTACTTGGGATTGTGTCGATTGGCGATGTGGTCAAGGCGCAACTTGGGGAATATGAAGGTAAGCTCGATACCCTCGAAACTCAAATTATCGAAGAGGGCTAG
- a CDS encoding GNAT family N-acetyltransferase, giving the protein MLDPQVFSTKRLIASAISLEHADLLAAMHQNPTVMATLGGLQDRQRTLQGLHNQITDWQQAGYGLCIFHDRASGAFVGRGGLRLLQLDEQPETEIGYALLPEWWGQGLATEIASQARAVAFEQLQLASIVLFTMTTNIASQRVAEKLGMRYERHFERANLPHVLFRQTKSAWAG; this is encoded by the coding sequence ATGCTTGATCCCCAGGTTTTTTCAACTAAACGTTTGATTGCCAGCGCAATCAGCCTTGAACACGCCGATCTATTGGCGGCAATGCACCAAAATCCTACGGTAATGGCAACCCTCGGCGGTTTGCAAGATCGTCAACGCACTTTACAGGGTTTACATAACCAAATTACTGATTGGCAACAAGCTGGTTATGGCTTGTGTATTTTTCATGATCGTGCCAGCGGAGCCTTTGTTGGGCGCGGCGGTTTACGTTTATTGCAGCTTGATGAGCAGCCCGAAACTGAAATTGGCTATGCCTTGCTGCCAGAGTGGTGGGGCCAAGGCTTGGCGACCGAAATTGCTAGCCAAGCGCGAGCTGTCGCCTTCGAGCAATTGCAGTTAGCTTCGATTGTGCTTTTTACCATGACCACCAATATTGCTTCACAGCGGGTTGCTGAAAAATTAGGTATGCGCTATGAACGCCATTTTGAGCGAGCTAACCTGCCGCATGTGCTCTTTCGTCAAACCAAATCGGCTTGGGCTGGGTAA
- a CDS encoding cellulose binding domain-containing protein — MWSNLSRSRSLLTIALLGVLLGSLSLLPTHTTKAAITAYQAADPNLAPYAQNVLDRFVQYKGQYWLGGQQEVHWDNSRKDEMSNAVFARTNPQRYPALRGWDFPIGGALPNDGQWMIDAIISDWTNAKVIPTISQHWTPLASQGTNHQDMFTVVDIDNMFVNGTTERNNYLIWLDNIADDLQQLEDASVPVLWRPYHEAGGGWFWWDKDNGATNYRRLWDDMFSYLVTTRGLHNLIWVWTPGVKGVSTAWYPAGQADILGSDVYNETSGNYVSWYEDLGRFSQTKIKALSETDYMMDPALLSSAPFAYFMIWHTDMFYRNTDSRIQSTYAHWATLNRTNVGQLWNGTLGIAPTATPGTPTPTPIPGIVVSDFEDGTLQGWTGSNLLSGPVVNTEWAANGQRSIKAQVNLAATPAAIQLPIQLDLTGQSRIQIRLSAQNVGSGLSAKLYIKTGSAWNWKDSGTVLIDSGTSLLTIELAGVPDINQVRELGVEFNALTGNSGTATIYADYLTVGVLNSNQPTPTTGPTATATRTPTQAPTATPTNIPTATRTPTQGPTSTPTTIPTVTPTNIPTATRTPTQVPTATPTSTGGACKVDFKVTSQWGVGFIADVTVTNLQPSALNGWNVKFNFPGGQTISNLWNGTLSQTGSAVTVTNAGWNGYLAGNGGTANFGFQGVGSVPSLPSNAFQLNGVTCQ; from the coding sequence ATGTGGTCGAACCTGAGCCGTTCGCGGTCGTTGTTGACCATTGCGCTCCTTGGGGTCTTGCTTGGTTCACTGAGTTTGTTACCAACGCACACCACCAAGGCCGCGATTACCGCCTATCAAGCCGCCGATCCAAATCTCGCCCCGTATGCCCAAAATGTGCTCGATCGTTTTGTCCAATACAAAGGTCAGTATTGGCTAGGTGGTCAGCAAGAAGTCCACTGGGATAATTCGCGCAAAGACGAAATGTCGAATGCGGTTTTTGCCCGCACTAATCCACAACGTTACCCCGCATTGCGTGGCTGGGATTTTCCGATCGGCGGCGCACTGCCTAACGATGGTCAATGGATGATCGATGCGATCATCAGCGATTGGACCAATGCCAAAGTTATTCCAACCATCAGCCAACACTGGACCCCACTTGCCAGCCAAGGCACTAACCATCAAGATATGTTCACGGTGGTTGATATTGACAATATGTTTGTCAATGGCACGACTGAACGCAATAATTATCTGATTTGGCTCGATAATATTGCCGATGATTTGCAACAGCTCGAAGATGCCAGCGTGCCAGTGCTATGGCGACCCTACCACGAGGCTGGTGGTGGTTGGTTTTGGTGGGATAAAGATAATGGAGCCACCAATTATCGCCGCCTTTGGGATGATATGTTCAGCTATTTGGTAACCACCCGTGGCCTGCACAACCTGATCTGGGTTTGGACACCTGGGGTCAAAGGGGTCAGCACGGCTTGGTATCCCGCTGGCCAAGCCGATATTTTGGGCAGCGATGTATATAACGAAACTTCGGGCAACTATGTGAGTTGGTATGAAGATCTTGGGCGTTTCTCGCAAACCAAGATTAAAGCCCTCAGCGAAACCGACTACATGATGGACCCAGCTCTGTTGAGCAGCGCGCCATTTGCCTACTTTATGATTTGGCACACCGATATGTTTTATCGCAATACCGATAGCCGCATTCAAAGCACCTATGCCCATTGGGCAACCTTGAATCGTACCAATGTTGGCCAGCTTTGGAATGGTACGCTTGGGATCGCTCCCACAGCAACGCCGGGCACACCAACGCCTACGCCAATTCCTGGGATCGTGGTCAGCGATTTTGAAGATGGCACGCTGCAAGGCTGGACTGGCTCGAATTTGCTTTCGGGGCCAGTTGTCAACACCGAATGGGCTGCCAATGGCCAACGTTCAATCAAAGCTCAAGTTAATTTAGCTGCTACTCCCGCTGCGATTCAGCTCCCGATCCAGCTCGATTTAACTGGTCAATCACGCATCCAAATTCGCCTGAGTGCCCAAAATGTTGGGAGCGGTCTCAGTGCTAAGCTTTACATCAAGACTGGAAGCGCTTGGAATTGGAAAGATAGTGGGACTGTGCTGATCGATTCGGGCACTAGTTTGCTGACAATTGAATTGGCAGGTGTGCCTGATATCAACCAAGTGCGCGAATTGGGGGTTGAATTCAATGCACTTACGGGTAATAGTGGCACAGCGACGATCTACGCCGACTATCTGACCGTGGGTGTGCTCAATAGCAACCAACCAACCCCAACCACTGGGCCAACGGCGACCGCAACGCGCACGCCAACCCAAGCGCCAACGGCTACGCCAACCAATATTCCAACCGCAACGCGCACACCAACCCAAGGCCCAACTTCTACCCCAACTACCATTCCAACCGTCACGCCAACGAATATTCCAACCGCAACGCGCACGCCAACCCAAGTGCCAACGGCTACGCCAACCAGCACTGGCGGCGCTTGCAAAGTTGATTTCAAGGTGACGAGCCAATGGGGCGTAGGCTTTATCGCCGATGTTACCGTAACCAACTTGCAGCCAAGCGCTTTAAATGGCTGGAATGTGAAATTCAACTTCCCCGGTGGCCAAACCATCAGCAACCTGTGGAATGGTACGCTCAGCCAAACTGGTAGCGCAGTTACCGTCACGAATGCTGGCTGGAATGGCTATCTTGCAGGTAATGGTGGCACAGCCAACTTTGGTTTCCAAGGTGTTGGGAGTGTTCCAAGTTTGCCAAGCAACGCCTTCCAACTCAATGGCGTAACCTGCCAATAA
- a CDS encoding glycosyltransferase encodes MDISIISYGSRGDVQPFVAIARALRHVGHQVQLVGPANFAALNHDAGVPFVSVGVDIQAYLRERIASLSGSRNVIELLKSLRNELNELIEGIAQETLQACQGTDLILGTGPQTASFAERLGVPFIEAVLQPLTPTRAYPSPIAPAWLQLGGFANYLTHLGFEQIFWQIFRPTVNRVRSHVLGLPSYGFTSPFGKIREQVPLRLHAYSAYVMSRPTDWSAQHHVTGFWFLPAPADWSPPAELCAFLAAGPAPMYIGFGSMMGGDPRQLTSTVKEALARSGQRGILAGGWGALAETAEPTDQLFFVDSVPHQWLFPQMAAIVHHGGAGTTGAALRSGRPSIVVPFAFDQTFWGRRVAELGVGSAPIPRSQITVDRLVTAINQVTTQAAIRERAAQLGNQIQQEYGTAQAIDLILRIARR; translated from the coding sequence ATGGATATTAGCATCATCAGTTATGGTTCGCGCGGCGATGTTCAACCATTTGTAGCGATTGCACGAGCATTACGCCATGTAGGGCATCAAGTTCAACTGGTTGGCCCAGCCAATTTTGCTGCGCTAAACCACGATGCAGGTGTTCCGTTCGTTTCGGTCGGGGTTGATATTCAAGCCTATTTGCGCGAACGCATCGCTAGCTTATCCGGTTCGCGCAATGTAATAGAGTTGCTCAAAAGCCTGCGTAACGAACTAAACGAATTGATTGAAGGAATTGCCCAAGAAACATTGCAAGCCTGTCAAGGAACTGATCTCATCCTTGGGACTGGCCCTCAGACCGCTAGTTTTGCTGAACGACTTGGGGTTCCATTTATCGAAGCAGTGCTGCAACCGCTAACTCCCACCCGCGCCTATCCCTCGCCAATTGCCCCAGCTTGGCTCCAACTTGGCGGATTCGCCAACTATCTCACGCATCTTGGTTTTGAGCAGATTTTTTGGCAGATCTTTCGGCCCACAGTCAATCGAGTTCGCAGCCATGTGCTGGGCTTACCATCCTATGGCTTTACCAGCCCGTTTGGTAAAATCCGCGAGCAGGTTCCGTTGCGGCTGCACGCCTACAGTGCTTACGTTATGTCACGCCCAACCGATTGGTCTGCACAGCATCACGTCACAGGCTTTTGGTTTCTGCCAGCACCAGCCGATTGGTCGCCACCGGCTGAGCTTTGCGCCTTTCTGGCTGCTGGGCCAGCTCCAATGTATATTGGCTTTGGCAGTATGATGGGTGGTGATCCACGACAATTAACTAGCACTGTGAAGGAAGCCTTAGCTCGCTCTGGCCAACGTGGAATTCTCGCTGGCGGTTGGGGAGCATTAGCTGAAACCGCAGAGCCAACCGATCAATTATTTTTTGTTGACAGCGTGCCACATCAGTGGCTATTCCCTCAAATGGCGGCAATTGTGCATCATGGCGGTGCTGGCACAACTGGCGCAGCCCTACGCAGTGGCCGACCGTCAATCGTTGTGCCCTTTGCCTTCGATCAGACTTTCTGGGGGCGACGGGTGGCTGAGCTAGGCGTGGGTTCCGCACCCATCCCACGTTCGCAGATTACAGTCGATCGGCTGGTGACGGCGATTAATCAAGTAACAACCCAAGCTGCAATTCGTGAACGAGCAGCCCAGCTTGGCAACCAAATTCAGCAAGAATATGGCACAGCACAGGCGATCGATCTGATTCTTCGGATAGCTCGACGTTAA
- a CDS encoding aldo/keto reductase, which translates to MTIIPTVSLNAGIAMPILGFGVFQITDAAECERAVSDAIQTGYRLIDTAAVYGNEAAVGAAIARSGVAREDLFVTTKLWIQDTGYEQTKAAFERSLQRLGLDYLDLYLIHQPYGDIYGAWRAMEELYQAGRIRAIGVSNFHPDRVMDLIVHNQVPPAVNQIETHPFQQQIDTQQFLQQQGVQIESWGPFAEGKHAIFQNELLAGIAATHQKTVAQVILRWLTQRGVVAIPKSVRKERMEENFNVFDITLSPEEMAAISTLDTKTSSFFDHRDPAVVKMLGEANRPT; encoded by the coding sequence ATGACAATCATCCCAACAGTGAGCTTAAATGCGGGTATTGCAATGCCGATCCTCGGGTTTGGTGTGTTTCAGATTACCGATGCAGCGGAATGCGAACGCGCCGTTAGTGATGCGATTCAGACGGGCTATCGGCTAATTGACACCGCTGCCGTCTATGGCAATGAAGCGGCGGTTGGAGCCGCGATCGCCCGAAGTGGTGTGGCCCGCGAAGATCTATTCGTGACAACCAAGCTGTGGATTCAGGACACGGGCTACGAGCAGACTAAGGCTGCTTTTGAGCGTTCGCTCCAACGCTTAGGCCTCGATTATCTCGACCTGTATTTGATTCACCAACCCTACGGAGATATTTATGGTGCGTGGCGGGCTATGGAAGAGTTATATCAGGCAGGCCGGATTCGCGCGATTGGGGTCAGCAATTTTCACCCCGATCGGGTAATGGATTTGATCGTTCATAACCAAGTTCCGCCTGCGGTCAACCAGATTGAAACGCATCCATTCCAGCAGCAAATCGATACTCAGCAGTTCTTACAGCAACAGGGTGTACAGATCGAGTCGTGGGGGCCATTTGCTGAAGGTAAACATGCTATTTTCCAGAATGAGCTACTAGCAGGTATTGCCGCTACCCATCAAAAAACCGTTGCACAGGTGATTCTGCGCTGGTTAACTCAACGTGGGGTTGTGGCAATTCCCAAATCGGTACGCAAAGAACGCATGGAAGAAAACTTCAACGTGTTCGATATTACCCTTAGCCCAGAAGAAATGGCGGCGATTAGCACATTGGATACAAAAACCAGCAGCTTCTTTGACCACCGTGACCCCGCCGTCGTGAAGATGTTAGGTGAAGCAAACCGCCCAACCTAG
- a CDS encoding AraC family transcriptional regulator, which translates to MPMTQEHQTAWERQHSAANYAEISTRIAHILPSDGMIEPLPGVHVYRVSGPTEPIHGVTVPAFCVIIQGRKMVLLAANQYHYDPAHYLLTTAALPVVGQIMEATPEAPYLSLRFALSPALISSVMAEVGVTPVASQASVRALAVSSLDGEFMDVVVRLVRLFNSPRDAQILGPLIMRELVYRLLMSEQGMRLRQIAIIGGAEHRIMGALAQIQRDFHQPLRIPDLAQAVGMSVSGFHSHFKAVTAMSPGQYQQQLRLQEARRLLLSEDLDAASVGARVGYDDAAYFTRAYKRLFGAPPIRDATRMRVVVMAGG; encoded by the coding sequence ATGCCGATGACTCAAGAACACCAAACTGCTTGGGAGCGCCAGCATAGTGCTGCCAACTATGCTGAGATCAGCACACGGATCGCCCACATTCTTCCATCCGATGGCATGATTGAACCGCTGCCTGGAGTACATGTCTACCGTGTTTCTGGCCCAACGGAGCCAATTCATGGGGTAACTGTTCCTGCCTTTTGCGTGATTATTCAAGGGCGGAAGATGGTGCTATTAGCTGCCAACCAGTATCACTATGATCCAGCCCACTACTTGCTCACCACGGCGGCGCTGCCCGTCGTTGGTCAAATTATGGAGGCCACGCCAGAAGCACCATATCTGAGTCTTCGGTTTGCACTGTCTCCAGCTCTTATTAGCTCGGTTATGGCCGAGGTGGGAGTAACGCCGGTAGCAAGTCAAGCATCGGTGCGAGCACTTGCAGTGAGTTCGCTGGATGGAGAATTTATGGATGTGGTGGTACGGCTTGTCCGGTTATTCAATAGCCCTCGCGACGCGCAGATTTTGGGGCCGCTGATTATGCGGGAACTGGTTTATCGGCTCTTGATGAGCGAACAAGGCATGCGGCTGCGTCAGATTGCAATCATTGGAGGAGCAGAACATCGGATCATGGGTGCGCTTGCCCAAATTCAGCGTGATTTTCATCAGCCACTTAGGATTCCTGATCTAGCACAGGCAGTAGGAATGAGTGTCTCTGGGTTCCACAGCCACTTTAAGGCAGTGACCGCGATGAGTCCAGGTCAGTATCAGCAGCAGTTGCGTCTACAAGAGGCTCGGCGCTTATTATTGAGCGAAGATCTTGATGCAGCAAGTGTAGGTGCTCGGGTAGGCTATGATGATGCCGCATACTTTACCCGTGCCTACAAACGCCTTTTTGGAGCGCCGCCAATACGCGATGCGACGCGGATGCGGGTGGTTGTTATGGCTGGTGGTTAG